A section of the Methanoculleus horonobensis genome encodes:
- the hisH gene encoding imidazole glycerol phosphate synthase subunit HisH yields MKKKIVIIDYGLGNLRSVLRGLERAGAAPTITADPEAIASADGIVLPGVGAFRDGMEMLGDLAETVLSAANETPLLGICLGMQMLMDRSEEHGIHRGLGLVAGDVKRFVPAAGEKVPHMGWNTITIDPGIPLFDGLHEEEYVYFVHSYYAAAAPANTIASTTYVHPFASAVNNGLTYGVQFHPEKSGAVGLKILENFIERIC; encoded by the coding sequence ATGAAGAAGAAGATAGTTATAATTGATTACGGCCTCGGCAACCTGCGAAGCGTGCTCCGCGGCCTCGAGCGGGCGGGAGCGGCGCCGACGATCACGGCCGATCCGGAGGCGATAGCGTCCGCCGACGGGATCGTCCTCCCCGGCGTAGGGGCGTTCCGGGACGGGATGGAGATGCTCGGCGATCTTGCAGAAACCGTCCTTTCCGCCGCGAACGAGACGCCGCTCCTCGGGATCTGTCTCGGGATGCAGATGCTCATGGACAGAAGCGAGGAACACGGCATCCACCGGGGGCTCGGCCTTGTTGCGGGCGACGTCAAAAGGTTCGTCCCGGCCGCCGGGGAGAAGGTTCCCCACATGGGCTGGAACACCATCACTATCGATCCCGGGATCCCGCTCTTTGACGGGCTCCACGAGGAGGAGTACGTCTACTTCGTCCACTCCTACTACGCGGCGGCCGCACCGGCGAACACCATCGCGAGCACCACCTACGTCCACCCCTTCGCCTCGGCGGTCAATAACGGGCTCACCTACGGCGTCCAGTTCCACCCCGAGAAGAGCGGGGCGGTGGGGCTGAAGATTCTTGAGAATTTTATCGAGCGGATCTGCTGA
- a CDS encoding phosphoadenosine phosphosulfate reductase domain-containing protein, which produces MARIYLGKILLRWCDACHAPVLSGVCACGAPTRPVAVTPPGDARPAFPDDIERINRIFREHFGAALVPEGHIALLNKVPADDRMDEIVLGGAVVGAVRYFPDEHRWEPLPRPAAAKYLKPTKRYVVVDDGAIPSILESGASVLAPGLVSIDPAVAEGDEVFILTKAGECVGVGRAKVDAATAGTMERGVVVRTRKNVKSVCVPGEATWEDAVRANEPALADYESKSIRFVREVAEQNPERPTVSYSGGKDSLATLLVVLKALGPVPLLFADTGLEFPETCENVDAVAERYGLEVLKICDDETFWKTFEENGPPAVDNRWCCKVCKLHPVGRLIDENWGECLSFIGQRKYESVKRMQSRRVWKNSYVPQQLSAAPIQQWTAMHVWLYIFREKAPYNPLYERGLDRIGCFMCPSSDLATFAIIGESHPGLLEMWYRRLARWQEERGLPDDWIERGLWRKRGDADEEEDSYN; this is translated from the coding sequence ATGGCCCGCATTTACCTCGGCAAGATCTTGCTTCGCTGGTGCGACGCCTGCCATGCTCCCGTGCTCTCCGGGGTCTGCGCATGCGGCGCCCCCACCCGTCCGGTAGCCGTCACGCCGCCGGGAGACGCCCGGCCCGCGTTCCCCGACGACATCGAGCGGATCAACCGCATATTCCGCGAGCACTTCGGAGCGGCGCTGGTACCGGAGGGCCACATCGCGCTCCTGAACAAGGTTCCCGCCGACGACCGGATGGACGAGATCGTCCTCGGCGGGGCGGTCGTCGGCGCGGTCCGCTACTTCCCCGACGAGCACCGCTGGGAACCCCTCCCACGCCCGGCCGCCGCGAAGTACCTGAAGCCGACGAAGCGCTACGTCGTCGTCGACGACGGCGCGATCCCCTCCATCCTCGAGTCCGGGGCAAGCGTCCTCGCACCGGGCCTCGTCTCGATCGACCCCGCCGTCGCCGAAGGCGACGAGGTCTTCATCCTGACGAAGGCCGGCGAGTGCGTCGGCGTCGGAAGGGCGAAGGTCGATGCCGCAACCGCCGGGACGATGGAGCGCGGAGTCGTCGTCAGGACGCGAAAGAACGTCAAGTCGGTCTGTGTTCCCGGCGAAGCGACGTGGGAAGATGCCGTCAGGGCCAACGAACCGGCTCTCGCGGACTACGAGTCGAAAAGCATCCGGTTCGTCCGCGAGGTCGCGGAACAGAACCCAGAGAGGCCCACGGTCTCCTACTCCGGCGGCAAGGACAGCCTCGCGACCCTGCTCGTCGTCTTAAAAGCGCTCGGGCCGGTGCCGCTCCTCTTTGCGGACACGGGGCTCGAGTTCCCCGAGACCTGCGAGAACGTGGACGCGGTGGCGGAACGTTACGGGCTCGAAGTCTTGAAGATCTGCGACGACGAGACCTTCTGGAAGACGTTCGAGGAGAACGGCCCGCCGGCCGTCGACAACCGCTGGTGCTGCAAGGTCTGCAAACTCCACCCTGTCGGCCGCCTGATCGACGAGAACTGGGGAGAATGCCTCTCGTTCATAGGGCAGCGGAAGTACGAGTCGGTGAAGCGGATGCAGAGCAGGCGGGTCTGGAAGAACTCCTATGTCCCGCAGCAACTCTCGGCGGCCCCCATCCAGCAGTGGACGGCGATGCACGTCTGGCTCTACATCTTCCGCGAGAAGGCGCCCTACAACCCCCTCTACGAGCGGGGGCTCGACCGCATCGGGTGTTTCATGTGCCCCTCGAGCGACCTTGCGACGTTTGCAATCATCGGGGAGTCCCACCCCGGACTCCTGGAGATGTGGTATCGAAGGCTCGCCCGGTGGCAGGAGGAGCGGGGGCTTCCCGACGACTGGATCGAGCGCGGACTCTGGAGGAAACGGGGAGACGCGGATGAAGAAGAAGATAGTTATAATTGA
- a CDS encoding TrkH family potassium uptake protein, whose translation MHHRKNHFFPEHPGRKALPAAHSQFAIIAPDIGLIFLFIALVSCSPFLVALWYGEEGILLPMASAPAGFGIVGVWLAGVPKVEGEARLSVALSAVALIWLAAALIGALPYTFGLNLPYTDSVFEAMSGWTGTGFSLLPSVDATPKTILFWRSLTQWMGGLGIVAFTIALAGRSGLTRFRLYRSEGRSETFMPSVVTTAVEMWRIYLVLTALGVGLVLLSGIPLWDAVNIVMTTISTGGFAVHSAGILYYDSPLLEMLLVPIMIAGALPFKLYFLLYYKKRFQLFADRQAILLFALIIAGCAAITLDLATVSALPPAEALREGLFMTVSGITCTGFQNADPKTWYGSTVMVLAALMLVGGSAGSTAGGIKLGRVILALEMLRWWFKRLHTGWRAITPLRHDGRPILEHLPEYEVSKSMLVVVLFVLMVAIATLLLLHLAPQGGFDSAEIIFEVVSAASSVGLSTGFVNPAICPAAKWLFIIVMWAGRLEIVPVLALVFGAARRL comes from the coding sequence ATGCACCATCGCAAAAACCACTTCTTCCCGGAGCATCCCGGCAGAAAGGCATTGCCGGCGGCACACAGCCAGTTCGCGATCATAGCTCCCGACATCGGGCTCATATTCCTCTTCATCGCGCTGGTCTCCTGCTCACCGTTCCTGGTCGCCCTCTGGTACGGCGAAGAGGGCATCCTTCTCCCCATGGCCTCGGCGCCGGCGGGATTCGGCATCGTCGGTGTATGGCTTGCCGGCGTCCCGAAGGTGGAGGGAGAAGCACGCCTCTCCGTCGCCCTCTCGGCGGTCGCCCTGATCTGGCTTGCCGCCGCCCTTATCGGCGCACTCCCCTACACGTTCGGCCTCAACCTCCCCTACACCGACAGCGTCTTCGAGGCGATGTCGGGCTGGACGGGCACGGGGTTCTCCCTCCTCCCGTCGGTCGACGCCACGCCGAAGACGATCCTCTTCTGGCGGTCGCTGACCCAGTGGATGGGCGGACTCGGGATCGTCGCGTTCACCATCGCTCTCGCGGGAAGATCCGGCCTGACCCGGTTCCGGCTCTACCGCTCGGAAGGCCGGTCGGAGACGTTCATGCCGAGCGTCGTGACCACGGCCGTCGAGATGTGGCGGATATACCTGGTGCTCACCGCCCTCGGCGTCGGGCTCGTCCTCCTCTCGGGGATCCCCCTCTGGGACGCCGTAAACATCGTCATGACGACGATATCGACCGGCGGGTTCGCGGTGCATTCGGCCGGCATCCTCTACTACGACAGCCCGCTGCTCGAGATGCTCCTTGTCCCGATCATGATCGCCGGGGCGCTGCCGTTCAAACTCTACTTCCTGCTCTACTACAAAAAGAGGTTCCAGCTCTTTGCCGACCGGCAGGCAATCCTCCTCTTCGCTCTCATCATTGCCGGGTGCGCCGCCATCACCCTCGACCTCGCAACCGTCTCGGCCCTCCCCCCTGCCGAGGCCCTCCGGGAGGGGCTCTTCATGACCGTGAGCGGCATCACCTGCACCGGGTTCCAGAACGCCGACCCTAAAACCTGGTACGGCTCGACGGTGATGGTCCTCGCCGCGCTGATGCTCGTCGGCGGATCGGCCGGAAGCACCGCCGGCGGCATCAAACTCGGCCGGGTCATCCTCGCCCTCGAGATGCTCCGGTGGTGGTTTAAGAGGCTCCATACCGGCTGGCGGGCGATCACCCCACTCCGGCACGACGGCCGGCCGATCCTCGAACACCTCCCGGAATACGAGGTCTCGAAGAGCATGCTCGTCGTCGTCCTCTTCGTCCTGATGGTCGCCATTGCCACCCTCCTCCTGCTCCACCTCGCGCCGCAGGGGGGCTTCGACTCCGCCGAGATCATCTTCGAGGTCGTCTCCGCCGCATCCAGCGTCGGGCTCAGCACCGGGTTCGTCAACCCCGCGATCTGCCCCGCGGCGAAGTGGCTCTTCATCATCGTGATGTGGGCGGGGAGGCTCGAGATCGTGCCGGTCCTCGCCCTGGTCTTCGGGGCGGCGCGGAGGCTGTAG